Within Metabacillus schmidteae, the genomic segment CTCTTAATTCTTTTGGAACGACATATGTTCTTCTTATCCTTCCGGGTCTGGCAGAAAAAACAAAAATTCTGTCACTCATTGCAATGGCTTCTCCAATATCATGTGTGACTAGAAGTGCTGTTTTATTGAAATCCTTTAAAGTCTTGACCACTAAATCCTCAAGCTTTAATTTCGTTTGATAATCAAGTGCTGAAAAAGGCTCATCAAGCAGCAAAATTTTAGGATCAGTTGCTAAGGTTCGAACCAAAGCAGCTCGCTGTCGCATGCCTCCGGAAAGCTGATGTGGAAACTGCTTTTCTACTTGGTCAAGTCCCATATCTTTTAACAAGTCTAACGTTACTTTCGTCGTCTCTTGTGTTTTTCTCCCTGTAATTTTGAGGCCCAGTGTCACGTTTTCTTCAAT encodes:
- a CDS encoding ABC transporter ATP-binding protein; the encoded protein is MSFLLVEDVHHIYLTKDSATLALENIQLSVEEGEFISFLGPSGCGKTTLLSIIAGLIKPIQGKVKIANSYITKPDSVIGYMLQQDYLFPWKTIEENVTLGLKITGRKTQETTKVTLDLLKDMGLDQVEKQFPHQLSGGMRQRAALVRTLATDPKILLLDEPFSALDYQTKLKLEDLVVKTLKDFNKTALLVTHDIGEAIAMSDRIFVFSARPGRIRRTYVVPKELRDLPPFHARQHPAFSTLFQQIWRELDQYETE